The window TAATGCCTGTCATCTGAGAGTTCAGTCACAAACCATAACCCCAGTTTACTGGGAGTCACAGACTGGGAGTCACTTATAAGTTTCACATCTGTTGGCTGGCGTTGCCATGGGTGACGATTTAATGCGAGGAAATGTTATATTATCCGAGAAGGAAAGGATTTTTTCAACCGGTCCCAAACATGTTAATAGAAGCTCTAAGTTCTATTCAACAACAGGCTCTCTAAAGCTTGATCCAGCTGAAAGACAGTAATAATGTCTCTGTGTAACAGGGTGATTCACACCTATATGTGAGTACACATGTATTTCCATGCACTTCATGCATATAAATATAGACCCTGCCCCCGCCTGAATgcttgctgttttctttcattctctttgggagaggagagagattaAAACTGAGTGACAAACAAAAGAGTGAACGTTTTCTTGAGCCACACGCTGAGTAATTAGACTGGTTACATTCACAGGGGATCAGATTAACAATGAAGGTTGGATTTGGACCAGGTTGATCATTGATTAAGGCTTTGATTGAGTGTCTCTCCTGCCGACCTTTTTCTAAAGCACAAAAATATCACGcacctctctccctgcctcccttcATCTGTCCCTGGGCATTAAAAACATTCTCATCCCCAGGTTTTAATTGTGTTgcctgaaaaaaaataaagaaattcacCTCCTCGCCATTGCAAATATAGATTTTCATGCTAGGGGAGACAAAGGAAAAGAACCAGTTATTATCATTTAAGCTCGCTCACCTGATTAAGGGAAGAGCAAGAGAAGCTCACAGGGTGGGTGGTGTCACCTCAATATTGGagcaaaagcaaactaaacCTGCAGTAAAACAGGAAAgcaaagaaagaagagaaagtcCTCCCGTCCGAATCACAAGGCgtccaaaacaggaagtgcgaaTGTAACGGCCAAACCTCCGTGGACGAGGAAGATCATCAGCTGACTTTTTCTCATAAAACAGGCCTTTCCAAAAAAAGACACCTTAGAAAGGGATGTTACTCAAGCCTGCTTTCTGCACAATCAGCCAGTATGTgacattctttttttcctttcatttaaacTGACTAAAGTGCCCCTTCAAACACATTAAAGGACTCGTCTCACGCACCACACCCACGTGTGTGCGTGGTGAATAAAAGTAAAAGGCTTCGACAGTTCTTCCTCGTCTAAATGCAACATTTGTGCTACAATGACCCCCCAAAGCCCTGACGTCTTGACAAAACAGAAACGTGAATGCCCTTTGGTGTTTGTGCGCCTTGCTCTCGTCACGTTTCCACTGATGCGCACCTGACTACCACAAACTTTatggaggaagtggaaggtATCGGGTTGGGGGCCGCCGTGACGCTGTTTCCTGTTCCCGTGACTGCGTTACACTTTCCAACCGAGTTGTTAAAAGAGGGTGTCAGCTGACACTCGTGTCAGTCCTCCCATCGACTCTCTTGGCCTCTGTCTCTCTGAGGACTAGTAACTGATATCATGCTCTTATTTTGACCACAGCTCACCTGAGGTGAAAGAACGGTGGTTAGATACACTCCACAGGTAAGAGACAACCTTTACGCTACAATAATGATTTAGTCACGACACATTCTCAGCAAACATCCATAAACTCAGATCTTTaagaggaggacatttgagcTTCATGTAGCTTATTTCACGTCACACCTGGGCCAAACGTCGCGTTGAGAAGaatttttctgcctttctcaGGATTATCGACGAGGCAAAAGCGAGAGTGGGCCGCTGTTCGTCACCCCCGGGCGTCCTCATGAAGATGTTAAGTGGCAGCATCCCAGTGAGTCTGCTGTCCACATTTAACACGTCTGCTCAATGCCAGTTTGAGTTAAAACAattgttttttcaaatattCTTTTCAGACTAAAACGCTAGCAGGAGGCGGAATGGAGCAATTCGAGTTTCCTCTTCAAGTGAGTTTATTCCCTGTAATTCATAAGACGCAGTGAACAATAGCTTCTGAATCGCTGCTTATGATAAgcaaaggaaacagtctgtgaCAGTTGTTTGGCGTCTACGGGTGTTTAACAAACGCAGTAACTGTGGTATAAGTcattcgtgtgtgtgtcagccacGACAGTGCAGGCTCGGCTTTGCGGACCCACCCTCCCCTTGTTCCTCTTGCCTGTCCGTGCCACGTGCATGCTTTCTCACCAGTTTCTCTGTATCCCGTTGCCAGGGCAATGCTCATGCAAACAACCGAGGGGACAGGTCGCCGCCGGCAAATGGTGAGTTTGAAAATAGAATTGTCAGTGAGGGAAGGGGGCCGACTGAGATGCTTTTAAGactttccctctgtttttctgcttctgtaatTCATCCGACCACAGCGGAAATCTGGTGTAACAAGCTTTGCTTCCCACACAGAAACCAAATGGAGCCTGGTGAGGAGGCTGAAGAAAGGCCCCAGTTTCGTCAGCAGAACGCGGCACTCTGACACGGACTCCAAGACGCAGCTGTTTGGGCAGCCCCTGTTTAAAATATGCCCTGATGAACTCTCACTTCCAAAACCAGTCACAGTAAGTCGGATTTTGATCACAAGCTGTACACTGCAGCGCTGCAACATTCCATACCTCTAGTCCCTCTCAGACGGAAATAATGAAGCTGTAATTCCTCTTTGGAAACTATGAATTATAAGTGAGCACCTGTTGGGTTGACCCTTAGGGGTGAGCATGGGTAACCATGCCACAGGAACTATGCATTGATTGCAACCTCGTACATAATTATCTCGGCCTTCCCGCTCTCGTCCTCTCCCCAggaaatgctgctgttgctgaggaGAAAAGGGCCGTCTACAGAGGGAGTGTTCAGGAAACCGTGCAACAGTAAGATCATGAGGGAGATCAGAGAGCAGCTCAACAGCGGCCTGGAGGTGGACATGGAGGCCCAGCCGGCCGTTCTTCTTGTCGGCCTGCTCAAAGTAAGTTGGAGTTCTGTTATGCTAAGAAAGGTACCAATTGAAATCCCGCATCTCATCGATGTTTCTGGCCTCTGACAGAGTTTTCTGAAAGAACTTCCTGGCAGCCTGCTGGTATCTGATCTTTATGACAACTGGGTAGCAGCGCTGGACAATGAAGACAACCAGCAGAGAGTCCTGGAACTAAAAAGGTAAAGAGGTGCTAATTCACCTCACAGCAGGAGTGGCTCTTTAGTTTCCATGCGATATAAATAGAGCTTTTAACTGTTGTGCATGAAAGAAACCCTGATATTTTTAACGGGAGCATGGCAGAGATTTTCTGATCTGTACCTGATCTAAAGCCACTTCTCTCTTTAGGCTGTTTAGCCTGACAGCAGGAAGGAAGTTTTAGCtaaggggggagaaaaagcgCGCCAGTCTAGGATTGCTCTTAGTTCTCCTTTTAAACACGGCCCTTCTCCATTTTGCTACCAGGGTAGCAGACAAGCTTCCGGGGCCCAACAAAgtcctcctgcagcatcttATCTGTGTGCTTCACCACATCTTGGAGAGTGCTGACACAAACAAGATGGATGCCCACAACCTTGCGGTCTGTATCGCCCCCACGCTGCTGCACCTCAATGGCGCCCCGCTGGATGAGCAGAAGGAAAAGATCGAAAAGGTAGAGCTTTACTTTTCTCTCTTTCGGTGCTTTGAAGCTTTTGTGTGTTGCAATTTTGCCGACCACAAAAAAGGTTTCGTAAGCTTGCAGCGAGGCATTTTCCTGTGCTGAACCCAAATGTCGGCTCTGAAGGGTGAAGCTTTGAACTTGATCCCGTGTGTCTTGGTCTGATTTGCTGCAGGTTACAGAGCTGACTCAGTTCCTTCTGGAGCATTTTGAGCTACTTGGTGAGAACATCCCAAATCTTCTGGATACCGATGAAGGTACTTTATAAAACaactcatcttcttcttcttacaaTACAGTTTGGAATTTATGTTGATGGTTTCCCTCGGACTCTCCCCAGACTCAATCTCCTCTCAGCATCACGACTCCGCGTATGACAGTACCGACCCAGACGGGGatgcagaaggagcagaaagtgTCAGCTTAACGCACAGAAGTGGTGGGTCGGCATCTTCCCTCAATCCCCCCGGCTTCACTGCATCCCCTTGGCAGCCTGATTTGACCTTCGACCCAAAGGTGCCTTTTAATCGTCGCTGTTCCGAACCCATCATCCTCATCTCCCCCGACCTGAAGGGCCAGTGCGGCCACGCATGGAGCCACGACGACTGCTCTGTGGAGAGGCGGAGCTTTGAGGAACAGCCACTGAAGAAGCAGATCTCTGATGActccttcctgctcaggaggagtGGCGGAGCAAAATCGGTGTTGTCTTTCCCCAAACTGACCAGCTGCTCCTACGTACATCCGCTTCACCACACGGGAGGCAGCCGCATGAAGGATTCGTGCTCTTCATTGGAAAGCGCTGCCTCAAATCAGTCTGAAGGGTCTGTATTCACCAGCTCCCCTGTGGGGTCTCCACTTAGcaccaggaaaacaaatggCACCAATCAGCCATCTGGTGCTACAGCAGCTGTGCAGGGAGCTGCCAGACCGATGTCAGACCAAAAACGCCGTTCACAGTCTATGAGAGTAGCGACTAAAGTCCTGCTGAGGACCAGGAGCTTGGGTgccttcagcaggagcagccTGAAGAAGGACTCCTCGAAAGAAAACTCATTCCCCTGTGAAACACTCCCGGAGGACTCTCAGAGTGAAACCGACCCTCCATCCGAGGTTCTCTTGAAAACGCGGCCCCTGTCAGCCATCGAAGTGTTCAAGttggtggacagcaggctgcccTGCAGGCCTCCCTCCTACGAGCATGCCACGCAGAGCACGGGCCTCCCTCCCCAGTATGGGTCAATGACTGTACACGACGCCATGAGAAGGTCGCGTCCATCCTCTGTGAATTACGACTGCTCTCCAGCCGTTTCTGTCAGCCTCTATACGGACTGCTTCAACCAGATGGCACAGGTCAATTCCAGCACTGTGGAACGGCAGCAGCCATTCCGCCAGCGGGCCAtgtctgagtctgtgtctgCTAGGACACACGAAGCTGTGTCGCGAAGATGCAGCCAGCCCGTGTTCGAGGACTTTTCTTACGCCAAGGAGTCCTACGTTTGATCCTGGAGCTACAGCCCAGTAGCCGTAAGAGACTCTGAATGAGGTTAACCACGCTAAGCTAGCTGTGCTCACCGCCACTTATACAACTGAGTGTGAgcagttttaatgttttatattaacAGTGTTACATCAGCAGCAAATTCCTCCTGTGATCCTTCCCCTTTAtcaacccacccccccaccccaatgGCAGTTGGTGTTTCTCAAGGTCCACGTGGGTTGTGAATACTTGTACGCGCGTTTTAGCCATGCAAGCTTTGGTCTCTTTACGCTCTTGAAAGAGCACCACCTATGTGTTTGCTTGGTCGCTCTTTTTGAGATTCTATCTGAGGCAGGACTTTTCAGCAGGGAAGATGCATGTGCAGTCTTTCCAGTGAAGCTATATGAGCAATTTAGCTGTTGTTCAAATATTTTaagatttctctgtttttagttCATATGAGTTTAGAAAAGCACCTTTTGTCAAATTTATATCTGCATCCACTACATTTGAGCACTTTTCTGGTGATTTTTGCTTCCTATGTTGCTACTATGTAAATAAAGTGATAATATACTGCAGGTGATGCATCTGCTTTGTAACCTTTCATTGCAAGTCTAgttttttaaaagcagctcaAGAACGCATCTTGAATGTCTTTGGAAGGAACTGCTGATTCTAACAAAATGATTCAGAAACATGTAAAATATTTGCTTTAACTTTATTCAGATCTGTGACACAATAGGAATGAGATTTATCAAGAGAACATCATGTTCTGACACTGATACTAATACAGAAGGAAACTAGACGTGGTCACGTGGTATGATTTGGTTTTTCTCTGAATTGAAGTTCCTCGTGTCTCTGGTGGCACAATGAGCTTCCTTCCTTTTGAcactggctttttttaaaaagacatttcaCCCAGCAGCTGCACATTGAGCTTCTAAACCAAGAATCTATTAgggcctttttattttaatggggAATGAAAAACAGATCTTGAAAAAGAATTCCCTCCACCAGGATATGCCATTTTAGTGGTCTTCTGGATCCTGAAGGCCTTTGACCCTTGATCTTCAAAACATCAAAGTCAAGAgtctttgatcataaagcactCATGTTATCATAtgcttgtattactactgcctatatacCAGAGGTATACCTGGAGGTAAGTCGCAATATGCTGGGAAATGACCTGCAAGGAGATCTGTGTTCTCCGAGTGACTTTTCTAGTCGGCTCGTCACTTTTCTAAAAAAGCAGCCCCTGCACctgcaaatataaaaatatagacTACCTAGCATACATCCGAGCTTTGGTTCCAAAGTGTGGTATTTCAATGGAAATAATTGCATCATGAGCACGCACGTGGTAAAATGTAACAACTTCACTCAGCTTCAGTTATCAGTGGACGTAAATAgaattaacttgtttttttctgtgttgtcATCCATTCCCCCTCAAGTGGGAGCTGAATCAGTGAGCCTAGCAGGATTAACTATCCACTACAGGCCCCATACTCTGACAACCTGCACTTTTAAATTAACTTTTGAGAACAAAGAGTTTGCTTCTGTTATAAGTTGAGTTGCTTTGTCTTAGATCTTTGCAGAATTGCCTGACCGTTGGTTTTTCCCTACAAACACCAAAGCTTGGGCTCAGTTGTACAAGGAATTGAAGCTGGAAATGCcgtgcatttatttaaaatatcaTTAACAAATTCATTCCAACATCCTGACTATTGAAAGACTCAGAAAGACTCACCCTTAATGAGCTTAAAGAAATTATTCGTCTGACATATTTACTAAACTGTTTCCATTGTTCAGCACAGTTAAGGCTGAGCAGTAATTAATCTTAACGATCAGTCCTTCATTAACGGTTCCTGTTAACAGCTCTTTACCCTGATATTCTGCAGAATACACAGATGGGGAAGAGCCGCTACACCAAGACTACCTACGTTATTTCCACACCTAAATCCCCGGAGATGTCTCCAACTTCCTTGCGCTTAACGATACGCAAAACCATTGACAAGAAAACGAAACAGCGTCCCCCAAAAATTGGCTCCAAGGGGATCGTCAAGCCCTCCCCCACCCAGGATGTGCCCTGTAAGGGAAGAAGGAAGCCGAGGACGGCTCCAAAGGGAGCAAAGAACAAACAACTATTACTTGTGAAAGCAGAGGGCAAGAAGAAAGCAGGTTTTAAATGCAGGCACGTCACTGGGGAGAGCCTCCTGTGCCCCATCTGCAAGGACCTGATGGTCGACGCCACGGTGACCCCCTGCTGTGGGAACAGCTTCTGCGACGGCTGCGCCAGGATGCTCCTGTTAAAATCAGGGGATAACACTTGCTTCACCTGCAACAAGTCCGTTTCCCCCGACGATCTAGTTCCCTACCCGGCGCTACGATGGATTATAAATTACTACAGAAACCTGCCGTGATGTACTTGATGTGCAATaatgtggggtggggggttgaatAAACCAGCATGTGTGCGTGAGTAGTTGTTCCGTATAACCCTTTTTTATACACCAGTAGACAACACAAAGGAGCACTTTGCTGCGTCTGGGGAACAATGGGGATTGGGTGCTAGGCCCATGACCCACCCAAGGATTTAAACCGACAAACCTCTGGTTACAAAACCAATTTTCTTTCCTCTCAGCCATGAGCAGTTTATTCTTATAAACGTACTTAGTAAATGTTGCACACCCATAGTCAGACAAAAGCTACTGTGGGAATCATACTGACCTGTCCCACTGTTTACTATAAACTTAGCAATACAAAGGTGATTATTCCATCCCTGCCCATCAAAGTcaattaaaatgattagaaatgTCCCAGTTAGTCTCTTAATCCTGGACATTTGGAAAGAATGTAATGATTCAGCGCACTGAAAACTAACAATGAAAGCATGATTATGTAATCTGATGGCTGAGGGTCAACACTCATGGAAGAAGGCCATCTTACACTTCATCAACCCATAGTGTGATTAGTGGAAGCACAACTACAAACATAAAGAGGAACACATGTAACACACCATTTCCTCCTAATATTTGCTAAGTGAGGCATATATTTGACACAATATCCATTCTCTTTTTCTCACAAAAAGAGGGTTAATCATATCAAAcgtataataatgataataataacgaaTAATGTTACAGTTGATTAGACAGAATTTCGACTTTTACACAATTATGCAGGCGTGATTGTGACAGAACTACTACAGCAGTAACAACATCGTTGTAGTCGCAGTAATAACAGGAGTGGAACAAGTAATAGTAATAACACATTTGGAGAAGAGGTGGAGTAAAATATTAGTATTTTTGAGGGGTATATTTTAGGAAATTACATAACTGTCGCTACGCTACTTCCTGGCAACGGTTGCTACAACAACGatattttctccccttttctctgAATCGCTTCCGTAGCGTTTGAAAGTTATTTGGATCATCCGGGCCGATTTGGACAGATGGCATTTGTTCCATACAACCAGAAGGACCAGCATGGGAGCTACACCTTCTCCAGCCGGCCCAGACCCGTTGAGATTCGATCCAAATACCGAAAACCTCCGGCTGAACAGTACATTCGTTTATCTAGCATAAATGATTGTAAAACACTAAAATCAATGATTCCAATTTTCTACGGTGACTTCTTGTTGCAAATAAGAACTGCAGCGTGCTTCTTTTCTTaaagaaaatgtatatttcGATAATTCCGCCAATGCTGAGACGCCatgtaaatgtaataataataatactatttCACCGTATAAAGTATGTAACTTtaacatgtatgtatgtaaccTTTAGCTTATGTGGATACATAACTAGATGGCAGATTTTTGCTCTGAAATGCGACATTTATAAAGTAAATGAAGCAATGAAATCAACTGTTCGTCTTTATGCTGGATGCTAGAATGTCCCAAACTTGTCCAATTCTGCTGTTATTTGAATTCCTGTGTGTTCTTTGACTTTAGGACACCATTTCTTTATGGAAACATAATGTACGATCGTCGTGTTGTTAGGGGAAACACTTATGCCCAGAATATCATTCCAACAGTACGTACGCATTAACTATTCCATTTGGATGGTAGcttgttgtttttaaccactCTGTCGTTGATCCTTGAAGAGAGACAAGTCCGCTCCTGCAGAGATGGACAAACACCCCGGCAACAAGCGGAGAGCCTTTCACAAACAAGCCAGGGAGCACGTCCGGTCTCTGACCCCCGAGGCCGTACAGGGTCGAACGCACATTGATGTCCAGACAGGTAACACATGGATGTGGGCAGCCTCGCACCATCCACACCAGTGGTGCGTCAGATTCACAAACAGCCGGTAGTGATCTATTGGTTTTCAGAGCTTTATCTGGAGGAACTGAGCGACGTCATCGCGTCCTCGGACATGGACTGTCAAACTGACGCTTTCCTGGACAAACCGGCAACCCCACTCTTCATCCCTGCCAAGACTGGCAAAGATGTTGGGACCCAGGTAGAGGAGGGAGAGGTAGGTGATCTGACACAGGAGCTCTGGCCACTCTTGTGAAAGATGCTAGTGTCTAAAATAAGGCCATGTAGATCAAGAGCGCACCCTTTCATCCGCCACTCAGGGCCTGGAACTGTGCAGTTGTTTGATTGAAATGAACTCTTCACAGGTTTTAATAGCGTTACATGAGAAGTTTCAAAGCAAGCAGCGTTTCTACCCCTcattatgtatattttttttcttttctgcagttgTTTGACTTTGACAGGGAGGTGCAGCCCTTGTTGGAGGTCCTGGTGGGAAAGGTAATAGAGCAGTCTTTAAAGGAAGTGATGGAAGAAGAGGAACTGGCCACTTTGAAAGATCAACAGCAAGCCTTTGAAGAGCTTCGAAGTTATCAACTGGCGGAAGTGCAGCGGCTGCAAGAGCATGAAAGGCGCCGCAGGGAGGAAAAAGTAGGGCCattataaaaatataatttGAATAATCAGTGTGCATGAAATGACACCCTGCAGTTTCACCCTATTGTTAGATTTAAATGCACTCACTTTCCATGGTTGCTATCAGGAGCACAGGATTGCTCAACAGAGGGAGGTGttgaagaaagagagagagactgtgcAGAAGATCGCTGCAAGAGCCTACGCCCAACAATACCTGTCTGGCCTCCTACCATCAGTCCTGACCTCCCTGAGAACCAATGGCTACTTCCACGATCCCGTTGAAAGAGGTCAGCCCTCGTATTTCCGGGCAGCAAAGGTGTCGTTCCCACAGTTCGATATCAATCTGGCCCCTCGTTTTTTGTCTCGTTCTTCTGATCTCCAGATATCGAGAGCAGCTTCTTGCCGTGGCTGATGTCTGAGGTGGACAACTGTTTGGAGAAGAGAAATGCTGCACGACAGCTGTTGGACAGTAAGACGCAACATATTCTTACATTTGACTCCATTAAGATGCAGCAAGAAAACCCCTGAAAAACTGTACTCAGTAGTTTTAGATTTCAAAAATTACAATAACGCACGATAACAGATGGGGGACTATGCAATGAAACCAGGTGTATCAACAAAGGTTATTGTTTCAGTATGGTCGGTATAGTGTGGAACACTGCTaaagcgccatctagtggccgtTCCTTAAACATTCAACCTCTTAACGAAGAAGTTGGACTGAAGTTTTCTGATTCTGTTTCAGGTATCATCTTTGATGTTGCCCAGAAGAGATCAGGGAGGTTTAAAGAGTTGGAGGCACAGACAACTGAAGCATCAGAGGCCCCATGACCTTATTCTTATTTGTTATATCTATTAAATGCATGTTATTCTCTCAGTGTTACTGGTATACCGGCTGGTGGTACATATAGCGGCTGTCGTTAATGTATGATAATTCAATCAGTTATAGTTCCTGTCATATTAAATATGAAAGATCATTTGCAAGTACAAAGCCATGTTTATTTATAGTAGCTCATCGGTAGTCATAAAACTTTGTCATATATcacaaatatattattttattacattataTTTAAGACTTGAGGCTTAAAATTAATAATCAAATTGCTCGTTATAGGGTGCAGAACCTGCAGTTTATATATTTTGAATTTTAGAACCTTTCACTTTTAATATAGAGAATTTAAAAGATGGATGATGCAGAtgatggggagagggaagtctgggcttcttttcttaggctgctgcccccgcgacccgaccccggataagcggtagaggatggatggatggatggatgatgcagaTTCCATCAACAGGAGGGCAACAA of the Takifugu flavidus isolate HTHZ2018 chromosome 19, ASM371156v2, whole genome shotgun sequence genome contains:
- the tagapb gene encoding T cell activation RhoGTPase activating protein b isoform X1, which encodes MELSANGAATMRRGSYDDAALCLRPHLRHLAQRRRSAPSLAFGKALGIPWSPIREEASCWVTAEQSPFVLGLTSENGELLLDECVQVTEGSKTKDRHLFLFRDVIVFAKLKSNASYRLKHRVNLQDIWLYGFEDNLSDVEERGDVDLRVTLILAWALTLCWVFFCSPEVKERWLDTLHRIIDEAKARVGRCSSPPGVLMKMLSGSIPTKTLAGGGMEQFEFPLQGNAHANNRGDRSPPANETKWSLVRRLKKGPSFVSRTRHSDTDSKTQLFGQPLFKICPDELSLPKPVTEMLLLLRRKGPSTEGVFRKPCNSKIMREIREQLNSGLEVDMEAQPAVLLVGLLKSFLKELPGSLLVSDLYDNWVAALDNEDNQQRVLELKRVADKLPGPNKVLLQHLICVLHHILESADTNKMDAHNLAVCIAPTLLHLNGAPLDEQKEKIEKVTELTQFLLEHFELLGENIPNLLDTDEDSISSQHHDSAYDSTDPDGDAEGAESVSLTHRSGGSASSLNPPGFTASPWQPDLTFDPKVPFNRRCSEPIILISPDLKGQCGHAWSHDDCSVERRSFEEQPLKKQISDDSFLLRRSGGAKSVLSFPKLTSCSYVHPLHHTGGSRMKDSCSSLESAASNQSEGSVFTSSPVGSPLSTRKTNGTNQPSGATAAVQGAARPMSDQKRRSQSMRVATKVLLRTRSLGAFSRSSLKKDSSKENSFPCETLPEDSQSETDPPSEVLLKTRPLSAIEVFKLVDSRLPCRPPSYEHATQSTGLPPQYGSMTVHDAMRRSRPSSVNYDCSPAVSVSLYTDCFNQMAQVNSSTVERQQPFRQRAMSESVSARTHEAVSRRCSQPVFEDFSYAKESYV
- the tagapb gene encoding T cell activation RhoGTPase activating protein b isoform X2 is translated as MVRNATVGRLFISPQLLYFQFQIDLSFFLTHKSNASYRLKHRVNLQDIWLYGFEDNLSDVEERGDVDLRVTLILAWALTLCWVFFCSPEVKERWLDTLHRIIDEAKARVGRCSSPPGVLMKMLSGSIPTKTLAGGGMEQFEFPLQGNAHANNRGDRSPPANETKWSLVRRLKKGPSFVSRTRHSDTDSKTQLFGQPLFKICPDELSLPKPVTEMLLLLRRKGPSTEGVFRKPCNSKIMREIREQLNSGLEVDMEAQPAVLLVGLLKSFLKELPGSLLVSDLYDNWVAALDNEDNQQRVLELKRVADKLPGPNKVLLQHLICVLHHILESADTNKMDAHNLAVCIAPTLLHLNGAPLDEQKEKIEKVTELTQFLLEHFELLGENIPNLLDTDEDSISSQHHDSAYDSTDPDGDAEGAESVSLTHRSGGSASSLNPPGFTASPWQPDLTFDPKVPFNRRCSEPIILISPDLKGQCGHAWSHDDCSVERRSFEEQPLKKQISDDSFLLRRSGGAKSVLSFPKLTSCSYVHPLHHTGGSRMKDSCSSLESAASNQSEGSVFTSSPVGSPLSTRKTNGTNQPSGATAAVQGAARPMSDQKRRSQSMRVATKVLLRTRSLGAFSRSSLKKDSSKENSFPCETLPEDSQSETDPPSEVLLKTRPLSAIEVFKLVDSRLPCRPPSYEHATQSTGLPPQYGSMTVHDAMRRSRPSSVNYDCSPAVSVSLYTDCFNQMAQVNSSTVERQQPFRQRAMSESVSARTHEAVSRRCSQPVFEDFSYAKESYV
- the rsph3 gene encoding radial spoke head protein 3 homolog, with the translated sequence MAFVPYNQKDQHGSYTFSSRPRPVEIRSKYRKPPAEQTPFLYGNIMYDRRVVRGNTYAQNIIPTRDKSAPAEMDKHPGNKRRAFHKQAREHVRSLTPEAVQGRTHIDVQTELYLEELSDVIASSDMDCQTDAFLDKPATPLFIPAKTGKDVGTQVEEGELFDFDREVQPLLEVLVGKVIEQSLKEVMEEEELATLKDQQQAFEELRSYQLAEVQRLQEHERRRREEKEHRIAQQREVLKKERETVQKIAARAYAQQYLSGLLPSVLTSLRTNGYFHDPVERDIESSFLPWLMSEVDNCLEKRNAARQLLDSIIFDVAQKRSGRFKELEAQTTEASEAP
- the tagapb gene encoding T cell activation RhoGTPase activating protein b isoform X3; this encodes MQRSNASYRLKHRVNLQDIWLYGFEDNLSDVEERGDVDLRVTLILAWALTLCWVFFCSPEVKERWLDTLHRIIDEAKARVGRCSSPPGVLMKMLSGSIPTKTLAGGGMEQFEFPLQGNAHANNRGDRSPPANETKWSLVRRLKKGPSFVSRTRHSDTDSKTQLFGQPLFKICPDELSLPKPVTEMLLLLRRKGPSTEGVFRKPCNSKIMREIREQLNSGLEVDMEAQPAVLLVGLLKSFLKELPGSLLVSDLYDNWVAALDNEDNQQRVLELKRVADKLPGPNKVLLQHLICVLHHILESADTNKMDAHNLAVCIAPTLLHLNGAPLDEQKEKIEKVTELTQFLLEHFELLGENIPNLLDTDEDSISSQHHDSAYDSTDPDGDAEGAESVSLTHRSGGSASSLNPPGFTASPWQPDLTFDPKVPFNRRCSEPIILISPDLKGQCGHAWSHDDCSVERRSFEEQPLKKQISDDSFLLRRSGGAKSVLSFPKLTSCSYVHPLHHTGGSRMKDSCSSLESAASNQSEGSVFTSSPVGSPLSTRKTNGTNQPSGATAAVQGAARPMSDQKRRSQSMRVATKVLLRTRSLGAFSRSSLKKDSSKENSFPCETLPEDSQSETDPPSEVLLKTRPLSAIEVFKLVDSRLPCRPPSYEHATQSTGLPPQYGSMTVHDAMRRSRPSSVNYDCSPAVSVSLYTDCFNQMAQVNSSTVERQQPFRQRAMSESVSARTHEAVSRRCSQPVFEDFSYAKESYV